Below is a genomic region from Pseudomonas berkeleyensis.
TCGCCCATCTGGGTCATCTCGCCGATACCACGGCGTACTTCTTCGGAGAACTTGTCCATGCCCATCACGCCGGCCGACACGGCGGACTGGATCTCACGCACCATCTGTTCGATGTCGTAGGTGGCCACGGCAGTCTGGTCGGCCAGGCGGCGCACTTCCACGGCAACCACGGCGAAGCCCTTGCCGTATTCGCCGGCTTTCTCGGCCTCGATGGCCGCGTTGAGCGACAGCAGGTTGGTCTGATCCGCCACCTTGACGATGGTGGTCACCACCTGGGTGATGTTGCCGGCCTTCTCGTTGAGAATCGACAGTTTGCCGTTGACCACGTCGGCGGCGCCCATCACCTGGTGCATGATTTCTTCCATGCGCGCCAGGCCCAGCTGGCCGGTGCCGGCGAGAATCGAGGTCTGTTCGGCGTTGTCGGAGACTTCGCCCATGGTGCGTACCAGGTCACGCGAGGTGGCGGCGATCTCCCGTGAGGTGGCGCCGATCTCGGTGGTGGTCGCCGCCGTTTCGGTGGCGGTGGCCTGCTGCTGGCGCGAGGTGGCGGCAATCTCGGTGACCGAGGTGGTCATCTGCACTGCCGAGCGCTGAGCGTTGCCGACCAGGTTCTTGAGTTCGCCGACCATGCTGTTGAAGCCGAGCTCGATGGCGTTGAATTCGTCACGGCGATGCAGGTCGAGCTTCACCGACAGATCGCCACTTTCCAGCACCTTGAGGGTGTTGACGATACGCTCCACCGGTGTGGTTATGGCGCGCATCAGCAGCCAGCCGCAAACGGCCGAGGCGAAGATGGTCAGCAGGATGGCGATCAGCATGCCCACCTCCATGACACGCACGGCATTGCGAATCTCGAGCGCGGCGGCGTCGGCTTGGGCGCGGTTCAGCTCCATCAGCTCGCCCAGCAGGTCTCGACCTTTCTCCCACTCGGGGAATACACGCTCGGCACTGAATTGGCGTGCCTGGCGCAGGTCGGTGGTCAGCAGGCTATCGAGCAACTGGCCCTGGCGGTTCAGATAAAGACGCTGTTGTTGGCGGAACTGCTCGGCCAGAGCCCGTTCCTTTTCATCGGTCACGGTGTTCAGGTAGCGAACGAACTGCTCGTCGAGCGCCTGCTCGCTTGCCGCGAACAGTTCACGGTAGCTGTCGAGCAGGGCCGGAGCCCCTTCATCGCTGAAACGCAGCAACAGGCGGCGGGTGTCGAGCATGTGCCCGGCCCAGATGTTCTGTGCCTTGCTGGTGTAGTAAATGCCGGGAATCGACTCGTTGCGGATGCCGTTGGCTTCACCCTCGACCTTTACCAGGCGCAAGTAGGAAGCACCTGCCAGGAGAACCAGGATGGCGATAATCAGCATGAAGCTGACAATGATTCGATTACGTACGGTCAGGTTCATCATGTCCATTGGGCCTGGCTGGTCAGGTTTTGTATTCGATTACAGCATATCGGCATGCTGCCGTTTTGCCTGGGTGTAACGAATGTGTACCGGTTGGCTGGCGAAAGGCAATAAAAAAGCCGGCTTGTGGCCGGCTTTTAGGAGGTGTCAGGGCTTACTTCTGATAAGCCGCGACTGCCTTGATGATCAGGCCGCGGGCTTCTTCAGCGCCGCCCCAGCCTTCTACCTTGACCCACTTGCCCTTCTCCAGATCCTTGTAGTTCTCGAAGAAGTGCTTGATCTGCTCGATCAGCAGAGGGGGAAGGTCGGTGTATTCCTGAACGTCCTTGTACAGAACGGTCAGTTTGTCGTGTGGAACCGCAACCAGCTTGGCGTCGCCGCCGGCTTCGTCGCTCATGTGCAGTACGCCCACCGGACGAGCACGGATCACCGAACCCGGGGCAACCGGATAAGGCGTCACGACCAGCACGTCGAGGGGGTCACCGTCGTCGGCCAGGGTGTGCGGGATGAAACCGTAGTTGGCCGGGTAGAACATCGGAGTGGCCATGAAGCGATCGACCATCAGGCAATCGGTATCGTGGTCGATCTCGTATTTGATCGGCGCGTGATTGGCCGGGATTTCGATGGCAACGTAGATGTCGTTCGGCAGGTCTTTGCCAGCCGGGATCTTGCTGTAGCTCATGGGGGAACTCCCAGGGAGGGCCAAAAAAGTGGGGCGCATTATAGGCGTATTCGCAATGCGTTACTACGCTGGCCTACTCAGCCATTGGTCGCGTTTTCGACCGTCCTGTAGTCTGGGTGTTCCGCCTGCAAACGCTTCAGCCGCGCCAGGGTGTCCTGGCGATAGAACCGCGCCAACTGGCTGTAGACCTCGGGGAACGCTTGCGCCAGCAGATCCGGGGCGGTGAAGAAGTATTCGCTGGTCACGGCGAAGAACTCAGCCGGGTCTTCGGCTGCGTAAGGGTCGATAGCGGTTTCGGCGTCAGGGTCGGCATCCAGTTCGCTATTGAGCTGGTCATACGCGCTTTGCATGGCCGTCGCCCAGTCCTGTACGCGCATATCGCGGTGCAAGGGCGGCAGGCCATTGGCACCGCCTTCGAGCATATCCAGCTTGTGCGCCAGTTCGTGGATCACCAGGTTGTAGCCTTCCCAGCCGCCGCTGGCCTCGACACCGGGCCAGGCGAGAATCACCGGCCCCTGTTGCCAGGCCTCGCCACTGCGGGCGTCGTCCCACTCGTGCTCGATGCCGCTGGCGTCGCGATGGCGCTGTGGGCTGAGGAAGTCGTCCGGATAGAGGACGATCTCGTGAAAGCCCTGATACCAGTCCAGGTCACCCAGGTGCAGCAGCGGCAGTTGCGCCTGAACCGCCAGCAGCAGGCGCTCGACTGGGCCGAGTTCGAGGCCGGGCAGGGTGGTGAGGTGCTTGTCATGCAGGAACAGCACGGCGCGTTCGCGCAGGTGCTGCAGCTCGATGTCATCGAGACCATCGATAATGGGCAAGCGCCTGCGCACTTCGGCCCACTGCTCAGGATCGACCGGGTTGCGTTCGAGGGTGCGCCGACGGCGCCAGGCCTTGAGTGACCACATGAGGAGTGCTTCGCTGCGGAAAACCCGGCCACCTTAAGGGCGGTGGCCGTTCACGGCAAGCCAGGGCGAGCAGACTGCCGCTCAGTCTTCGCTGATCGGCAGTACATAGTTCTTGAACTGGTCGTCCTCGCGAAAGCCGATGGATTCGTAGACTTTCTGCGCCACCTCGTTGTCGCGGCTGGTGGCCACGCGCATGCGCACGGCGTTGGTTTCCTTGGCCATCTGCTTGGCGGTGTGCAGCAGGCGGTCGGCTACCAACTGGCGACGAGCGTCTTCGGCGACATAGATGTCGTTGAGAATCCATACGCGCTTGAGCGACAGCGAGGAATAGCTGGGATAGAGCTGGCAGAAACCGAGCAGTTTGTCTTCGTCGTCGGCCAGCGCCAGGTAGATCACCGACTCCTTGCGGCGCAGACGCTTCTCGAGAAACTTGCGCGATGACTCGGGGAAGGGCAGTTCGTTGTAGAACTCGCGGTATTTGACGAACAGCGGGGTCAACAGGTCCAGGTGCTCCAGGGTGGCTTGGACGATGCGCATGGTGGGCCTCGGCTTCTGTAATAGGGCTGGAGTGGCGATGCAGCTGTTGTGCCAGCAGGCCAGCCGATGCTGCCTCAAAGCCAGTTGAAAGCGCAATCCAAGCAAGCGTTTGATTTTTGTTCGGCGCAGCAACTTGGTGCCCGCACCTCGGTCTGAACAGGGCGCAGCAGCCGCTCGACGGGCGCTGTGCTAACCTGCCGCCCATGTTTCACGGCTCTTCACGGGCGTTTTTCGAGGACATCCATGCACATCCATATTCTCGGCATCTGCGGCACCTTCATGGGGTCGCTGGCCGTTCTGGCCAAGGAACTCGGCCACCGCGTCACGGGCTCCGATGCCAATGTCTATCCGCCCATGAGTACTCAGCTGGAAGCTCAGGGCATCGAGCTGATGCAGGGTTATGACCCGGCGCACCTGCAACCGGCACCGGATCTGGTGGTGGTGGGCAACGCCATGAGCCGCGGCAATCCGGCGGTGGAATATGTGCTGAATAAAGGCTTGCCGTATGTCTCGGGCCCGCAGTGGCTGGCGGATCATGTGCTGCAGGGGCGCTGGGTACTGGCGGTGGCCGGTACCCATGGCAAGACCAGCAGTTCGAGCATGCTCGCCTGGATCCTGGAGCACGCCGGCATGAGCCCGGGCTTTCTGATCGGTGGTGTGCCGCAGAACTTCGGGATTTCCGCGCGCCTGGGCGGCACGCCGTTCTTCGTGGTCGAGGCCGACGAATACGACAGCGCCTTCTTCGACAAGCGCAGCAAGTTCGTTCATTACCGTCCGCGTACAGCGATTCTCAATAACCTGGAGTTCGATCACGCCGACATTTTCCCGGATCTGGCGGCGATCGAGCGGCAGTTCCATCACCTGGTACGCATCATCCCCAGCGAAGGCCTAGTCATCCATCCGGCCAGCGAAACCGCGCTGGCGCGGGTGATCGAGATGGGCTGCTGGACGCCGGTGCAGACCACTGGCGAAGGTGGGCAATGGCAGGCGCGTCTGCTCGCTGCCGACGGTTCGCGCTTCGAGGTGAGCTTCGATGGCAAGGTCGAAGGCACCGTGGAGTGGAATCTGACTGGCCAGCACAACGTCGCCAACGCCCTGGCCGTGCTGGCTGCGGCGCGTCACGTCGGCGTGGTGCCGGCGCTCGGCATCGAAGCGCTGGGCAAGTTCATCAACGCCAAGCGGCGTATGGAGAAGGTCGCTGAAGTGAACGGCGTGACGGTTTTCGATGACTTCGCCCATCACCCGACGGCCATTGCCACGACGCTGGACGGCCTGCGCAAGCGCGTCGGGGAGGAGACTCAGGTGATCGCGGTGATCGAGCCACGCTCCAATTCGATGAAGTTGGGCGCCCATCGTGATGGCCTGGCCGAGTCCGCCGAACAGGCCGACGCGGTGTTCTGGTACGCGCCGCCTAATCTTGGCTGGGATCTGGCGGCGACCGTCGTACAGGCGCGCAACCCGACTCGTGTGTGCGACTCGCTGGAGTCGATCATCGATGGTGTGAAGGCTTTGGCGCGTCCAGGCACTCAGGTGGTGATCATGAGCAATGGTGGCTTCGGCGGCCTGCACGGCAAGCTGGCCAAGGCGCTGATCTGAAACGCATAACCCTGTGGTAGGGCCGGTGAAACCCGCCACCCACAAAGAACCGGCGGGTTGCACCCGCCCTACGGAGCATCCATGAGCGGCCCCGAACGCATTACCCTGGCCATGACCGGCGCATCCGGCGCGCAATATGGTCTGCGCCTGCTCGACTGCCTGGTGCAGGAGGAGCGCGAGGTGCATTTCCTGATTTCCAAGGCCGCG
It encodes:
- a CDS encoding M90 family metallopeptidase; amino-acid sequence: MWSLKAWRRRRTLERNPVDPEQWAEVRRRLPIIDGLDDIELQHLRERAVLFLHDKHLTTLPGLELGPVERLLLAVQAQLPLLHLGDLDWYQGFHEIVLYPDDFLSPQRHRDASGIEHEWDDARSGEAWQQGPVILAWPGVEASGGWEGYNLVIHELAHKLDMLEGGANGLPPLHRDMRVQDWATAMQSAYDQLNSELDADPDAETAIDPYAAEDPAEFFAVTSEYFFTAPDLLAQAFPEVYSQLARFYRQDTLARLKRLQAEHPDYRTVENATNG
- a CDS encoding methyl-accepting chemotaxis protein, translating into MMNLTVRNRIIVSFMLIIAILVLLAGASYLRLVKVEGEANGIRNESIPGIYYTSKAQNIWAGHMLDTRRLLLRFSDEGAPALLDSYRELFAASEQALDEQFVRYLNTVTDEKERALAEQFRQQQRLYLNRQGQLLDSLLTTDLRQARQFSAERVFPEWEKGRDLLGELMELNRAQADAAALEIRNAVRVMEVGMLIAILLTIFASAVCGWLLMRAITTPVERIVNTLKVLESGDLSVKLDLHRRDEFNAIELGFNSMVGELKNLVGNAQRSAVQMTTSVTEIAATSRQQQATATETAATTTEIGATSREIAATSRDLVRTMGEVSDNAEQTSILAGTGQLGLARMEEIMHQVMGAADVVNGKLSILNEKAGNITQVVTTIVKVADQTNLLSLNAAIEAEKAGEYGKGFAVVAVEVRRLADQTAVATYDIEQMVREIQSAVSAGVMGMDKFSEEVRRGIGEMTQMGDQLSQIIQQVQALAPRIQMVNEGMQAQSTGAEQINQALVQLSEASSQTVDSLRQAGAAIDELNQVANNLRVGVSRFKV
- the mpl gene encoding UDP-N-acetylmuramate:L-alanyl-gamma-D-glutamyl-meso-diaminopimelate ligase, with the translated sequence MHIHILGICGTFMGSLAVLAKELGHRVTGSDANVYPPMSTQLEAQGIELMQGYDPAHLQPAPDLVVVGNAMSRGNPAVEYVLNKGLPYVSGPQWLADHVLQGRWVLAVAGTHGKTSSSSMLAWILEHAGMSPGFLIGGVPQNFGISARLGGTPFFVVEADEYDSAFFDKRSKFVHYRPRTAILNNLEFDHADIFPDLAAIERQFHHLVRIIPSEGLVIHPASETALARVIEMGCWTPVQTTGEGGQWQARLLAADGSRFEVSFDGKVEGTVEWNLTGQHNVANALAVLAAARHVGVVPALGIEALGKFINAKRRMEKVAEVNGVTVFDDFAHHPTAIATTLDGLRKRVGEETQVIAVIEPRSNSMKLGAHRDGLAESAEQADAVFWYAPPNLGWDLAATVVQARNPTRVCDSLESIIDGVKALARPGTQVVIMSNGGFGGLHGKLAKALI
- the ppa gene encoding inorganic diphosphatase yields the protein MSYSKIPAGKDLPNDIYVAIEIPANHAPIKYEIDHDTDCLMVDRFMATPMFYPANYGFIPHTLADDGDPLDVLVVTPYPVAPGSVIRARPVGVLHMSDEAGGDAKLVAVPHDKLTVLYKDVQEYTDLPPLLIEQIKHFFENYKDLEKGKWVKVEGWGGAEEARGLIIKAVAAYQK
- a CDS encoding GNAT family N-acetyltransferase; this encodes MRIVQATLEHLDLLTPLFVKYREFYNELPFPESSRKFLEKRLRRKESVIYLALADDEDKLLGFCQLYPSYSSLSLKRVWILNDIYVAEDARRQLVADRLLHTAKQMAKETNAVRMRVATSRDNEVAQKVYESIGFREDDQFKNYVLPISED